One Hermetia illucens chromosome 4, iHerIll2.2.curated.20191125, whole genome shotgun sequence DNA segment encodes these proteins:
- the LOC119654495 gene encoding venom serine protease-like → MSWKCFVVLSFVGVLVIVRPSEAWFEQCSHNINLNAGSSMYINSPGYPGRYPSGSSCRYVITAPIDQEINVQCSIALDKGANSCGTEYFYVSTEGDTDLTDSEYFCGSGYVQRKSLFRTVTIAYTSSSTSAGGSFSCLVQSNPQPCDCGWSTTTRIVGGTEAQVNEFPLMAAIIYIPQRLPFCGATIISHRALVTAAHCFGNYNTATQLAALVGEHDMKTGAETRYTALHPVQSIRVHEYYDPSTNQNDIALVFTQTNIEWSRGVGPACLPFLYSYATFDGLDVEIAGWGTTSYGGPTSTVLMKATTTVASNSNCQSVISGLTSSQMCTYSPPQDSCQYDSGGPLIRRFQRLFIVGIISYGQGCGATAPAVNTRVTSYLDWIQNNVGETLCRKN, encoded by the exons ATGTCTTGGAAGTGTTTTG TCGTCCTGTCGTTCGTAGGAGTTTTGGTGATTGTTCGACCATCTGAAGCATGGTTTGAGCAATGTAGCCATAACATCAACTTAAATGCTGGGAGTTCAATGTATATAAATTCGCCCGGTTATCCAGGTAGATATCCTTCAGGAAGTTCTTGTCGATATGTGATAACAGCACCAATTGATCAGGAAATCAACGTTCAATGTAGTATTGCACTGGATAAG gGAGCCAACTCTTGTGGAACTGAATACTTCTACGTCAGCACAGAGGGAGATACGGATCTCACGGACAGCGAGTACTTTTGCGGAAGCGGCTATGTGCAAAGAAAATCCCTATTCCGAACCGTCACCATAGCCTACACGTCATCTAGTACATCAGCTGGAGGATCTTTTAGTTGTTTAGTACAAAGTAATCCGCAACCATGTGATTGTGGTTGGTCAACAACGACAAGAATTGTAGGTGGCACCGAGGCCCAAGTTAATGAGTTCCCACTTATGGCCGCCATAATCTACATACCTCAACGATTGCCTTTTTGTGGTGCCACAATaa TTAGCCATCGGGCCCTTGTGACAGCTGCTCATTGTTTTGGGAATTACAACACCGCAACACAACTGGCCGCTTTGGTCGGCGAACATGACATGAAGACAG GTGCTGAGACACGTTATACAGCGCTTCATCCAGTGCAATCTATTCGCGTGCATGAATATTATGACCCTTCAACAAACCAGAATGACATTGCTCTGGTTTTCACGCAAAcgaatattgaatggtctcgaggtgTTGGGCCAGCATGTCTGCCGTTCCTTTACTC ATATGCTACTTTCGACGGTTTGGATGTGGAAATCGCAGGCTGGGGCACGACATCTTATGGTGGACCTACCTCAACTGTTCTTATGAAGGCTACAACAACAGTAGCGAGCAATTCCAACTGTCAATCTGTGATATCAGGCCTAACTTCTTCACAAATGTGTACATATTCACCTCCACAGGATTCATGCCAGTACGATTCTGGTGGTCCATTGATAAGGCGTTTCCAGCGACTTTTTATTGTTGGCATAATCAGTTACGGCCAAGGATGTGGAGCGACTGCACCTGCTGTCAATACTCGTGTCACTTCATATCTAGATTGGATACAGAACAATGTTGGCGAAACCTTGTGTCGGAAAAATTGA